In one Melaminivora jejuensis genomic region, the following are encoded:
- a CDS encoding KGG domain-containing protein — MPNNNPQGHNQYTNNSNANSSNSNSKGSNNQSNQSNQSNQGNSNQSNQGGGRGFASMDPERQREIAAEGGRAAHASGNAHEFTSQEAREAGAKSHGGQGSSSQGSNNARGSASSNSNASSNNNHSNNSNSGNTRGGSSEQHARAGAQSHKNDR; from the coding sequence ATGCCTAACAACAACCCTCAGGGTCACAATCAATACACGAACAACAGCAACGCCAACAGCAGCAATAGCAACAGCAAGGGCAGCAACAACCAGAGCAACCAGTCCAATCAATCGAACCAAGGCAACAGCAACCAGTCCAACCAGGGCGGCGGACGCGGCTTTGCTTCGATGGATCCGGAGCGTCAGCGGGAAATCGCTGCCGAAGGTGGTCGTGCAGCCCACGCTTCCGGCAATGCCCATGAGTTCACCTCGCAGGAGGCACGCGAGGCAGGGGCCAAGAGCCACGGTGGCCAAGGCTCCTCGTCGCAAGGCTCCAACAACGCCCGGGGTTCGGCGAGCAGCAATTCGAACGCCAGTTCGAACAACAATCACTCCAACAACTCCAATTCCGGTAATACGCGTGGTGGCTCCAGTGAGCAACATGCCCGTGCCGGCGCACAGAGCCACAAGAACGATCGGTGA
- the ahpF gene encoding alkyl hydroperoxide reductase subunit F, translating to MLDANMQSQLKAYLERLQRPVELVATLDDGATSQELRELLDDIRSLSDRITVVEANDAPVRKPSFLITNPGVDTGVRFAGVPLGHEFTSLVLALLHVGGHPSKEAADLLEQVKNLEGSFHFETYYSLSCHNCPDVVQALNLMSVLNPGITHTAIDGAVFQQEIKDRQVMGVPTVFLNGEHFGQGRMELGEIVARLDKGAAARDAAKMNEKEPFDVLVIGGGPAGAAAAIYAARKGIRTGIAAERLGGQVLDTLDIENYISIRKTEGPQFAAALERHVRDYDVDIMGLQRASALRPAASPGGLIEVEMDNGAVLRGRSVILATGARWRNMGVPGEDEYRTRGVAYCPSCDGPLFKGKPVAVIGGGNSGVEAAIDLAGVVAHVTLLEFAPELKADAVLQRKLRSLPNVTIIVNAQTTEVKGDGQRVTGLSYQDRQTGQSHDVALEGIFVQIGLLPNTDWLKGTLELTPFGEIVVDARNHTSVPGVFAAGDCTVVPYKQIVIAAGEGSKAALSAFDHLIRTSAPA from the coding sequence ATGCTCGACGCCAACATGCAGTCCCAACTGAAAGCCTATCTGGAGCGCCTGCAGCGCCCCGTGGAACTGGTCGCCACGCTGGATGATGGCGCCACTTCGCAGGAGCTGCGGGAGCTGCTCGATGACATCCGCAGCCTGTCCGACAGGATCACCGTGGTCGAGGCCAACGACGCGCCGGTACGCAAGCCCTCGTTCCTGATCACCAACCCGGGTGTGGATACTGGCGTGCGCTTTGCCGGCGTGCCGCTGGGCCATGAGTTCACCTCGCTGGTGCTGGCGCTGCTGCACGTGGGTGGCCATCCATCCAAGGAAGCTGCCGACTTGCTGGAGCAGGTGAAGAACCTCGAAGGCAGCTTTCACTTCGAGACCTACTATTCGCTGTCGTGCCACAACTGCCCGGATGTGGTGCAGGCGCTCAACCTGATGAGCGTGCTCAATCCCGGCATCACGCACACGGCCATCGACGGCGCCGTGTTCCAGCAGGAGATCAAGGATCGCCAGGTCATGGGCGTGCCCACGGTGTTCCTCAATGGCGAGCACTTCGGCCAGGGCCGCATGGAACTGGGCGAGATCGTCGCCCGCCTGGACAAGGGCGCTGCCGCGCGCGACGCGGCGAAGATGAACGAAAAAGAGCCCTTCGACGTGCTGGTCATCGGCGGCGGCCCGGCGGGTGCGGCGGCGGCCATCTACGCCGCGCGCAAGGGCATCCGCACCGGCATCGCCGCCGAGCGCCTGGGCGGCCAGGTGCTGGATACGCTGGACATCGAAAATTACATCTCGATCCGCAAGACCGAAGGCCCGCAGTTTGCCGCCGCGCTGGAGCGGCATGTGCGCGACTACGACGTGGACATCATGGGCCTGCAGCGCGCCAGCGCCCTGCGCCCCGCCGCCAGCCCGGGTGGCCTGATCGAGGTCGAGATGGACAACGGTGCCGTGCTGCGCGGCCGCTCGGTCATCCTGGCCACTGGCGCACGCTGGCGCAACATGGGCGTGCCGGGCGAGGACGAGTACCGCACGCGCGGCGTGGCCTACTGCCCGAGTTGCGACGGCCCGCTGTTTAAGGGCAAGCCGGTGGCAGTGATCGGCGGTGGCAACTCGGGCGTGGAGGCGGCCATCGACTTGGCTGGCGTGGTCGCGCACGTCACGCTGCTGGAGTTCGCCCCCGAGCTCAAGGCCGATGCCGTGCTGCAGCGCAAGCTGAGGAGCCTGCCCAACGTGACCATCATCGTCAACGCCCAGACCACCGAGGTCAAGGGCGACGGCCAGCGCGTCACCGGCCTGAGCTATCAGGATCGCCAGACGGGCCAATCGCACGACGTGGCGCTGGAAGGTATCTTCGTGCAGATCGGCCTGCTGCCCAACACTGACTGGCTCAAGGGCACGCTGGAGCTGACTCCCTTTGGCGAGATCGTGGTCGATGCGCGCAACCACACCAGCGTGCCGGGTGTGTTTGCTGCCGGCGACTGCACGGTCGTGCCCTACAAGCAGATCGTGATCGCGGCGGGCGAGGGCTCCAAGGCAGCGCTGTCGGCCTTCGACCACCTGATCCGCACCAGCGCACCGGCCTGA
- the ahpC gene encoding alkyl hydroperoxide reductase subunit C has translation MSVLNTTIKPFKTQAYKDGKFIEVTEKDVLGKWAVFFFYPADFTFVCPTELGDVADHYDELQKMGVEVYSVSTDTHFVHKAWHDASDTIRKIKYTMLGDPSWQISQNFDCLREGQGLADRATFIVDPDGVIQAMEITAEGIGRNAADLLRKVKAAQYVRNHPGEVCPAKWEEGAKTLAPSLDLVGKI, from the coding sequence ATGTCCGTGCTCAACACCACTATCAAGCCCTTCAAGACGCAGGCCTACAAGGATGGCAAGTTCATCGAAGTGACCGAAAAGGACGTCCTGGGCAAGTGGGCCGTGTTCTTCTTCTACCCTGCCGATTTCACCTTCGTGTGCCCGACCGAGCTGGGCGACGTGGCCGACCACTACGACGAGCTGCAGAAGATGGGCGTCGAGGTCTATTCCGTCTCCACCGACACGCACTTCGTGCATAAGGCCTGGCACGACGCCTCCGACACCATCCGCAAGATCAAGTACACCATGCTGGGTGACCCGAGCTGGCAGATCAGCCAGAACTTCGACTGCCTGCGCGAAGGTCAGGGCCTGGCCGATCGCGCCACCTTCATCGTCGATCCGGACGGCGTGATCCAGGCCATGGAAATCACCGCCGAGGGCATTGGCCGCAACGCCGCCGACCTGCTGCGCAAGGTCAAGGCTGCCCAGTACGTGCGCAACCACCCCGGCGAAGTCTGCCCGGCCAAGTGGGAAGAGGGCGCCAAGACGCTGGCCCCGTCGCTGGATCTGGTCGGCAAGATCTGA
- the bfr gene encoding bacterioferritin translates to MNGDPQVIAHLQAQLKNELTAINQYFLHYRMLKHWGFTKLAKREYDESIGEMKHADRLMDRIFMLDGLPNLQDLAKLQVGEDVPEILECDLRSERGAQATVKEGIAYCESVRDYVSRALLEDILKDTEEHIDYLETQLSLIEDVGLQNYLQSQMGDAS, encoded by the coding sequence ATGAACGGCGACCCCCAGGTCATTGCCCACCTGCAGGCCCAGCTCAAGAACGAGCTGACGGCCATCAACCAGTACTTTCTGCACTACCGGATGCTCAAGCATTGGGGCTTTACCAAGCTGGCCAAGCGCGAGTACGACGAGTCCATCGGCGAGATGAAGCACGCCGACCGGCTGATGGATCGCATCTTCATGCTCGATGGCCTGCCCAACCTGCAGGATCTGGCCAAGCTGCAGGTCGGCGAGGACGTGCCGGAAATCCTGGAGTGCGACCTGCGCTCCGAGCGCGGCGCGCAGGCCACGGTCAAGGAAGGCATCGCCTACTGCGAGTCGGTGCGCGACTACGTCTCGCGCGCCCTGCTGGAAGACATCCTCAAGGACACCGAGGAGCACATCGACTACCTGGAAACCCAGCTGAGCCTGATTGAGGACGTAGGCCTGCAGAACTACCTGCAGTCGCAGATGGGGGATGCCAGCTGA
- the flhD gene encoding flagellar transcriptional regulator FlhD, whose amino-acid sequence MTSEQLLAEIRETNLTYLMLAQNLIRQDKAEAIFRLGVSEESADILAALSAAQILKLASRNTLLCSFRVDDELVWSLLTSHNTPRKAAEATNTLHANILMASRVTEVL is encoded by the coding sequence ATGACCTCCGAACAACTGCTTGCCGAGATCCGCGAAACCAATCTGACCTATCTGATGCTGGCTCAGAACCTGATCCGCCAGGACAAGGCCGAGGCCATCTTCCGCCTGGGGGTGAGCGAGGAGTCAGCCGACATTCTCGCCGCCCTGTCGGCGGCGCAAATCCTCAAACTGGCCTCGCGAAACACCCTTCTTTGCAGTTTCCGCGTGGACGACGAGCTGGTGTGGAGCCTGCTGACCAGCCACAACACGCCGCGCAAGGCCGCCGAGGCCACAAACACGCTGCACGCCAACATCCTGATGGCCAGCCGCGTCACCGAAGTGCTGTGA
- the flhC gene encoding flagellar transcriptional regulator FlhC: MTAPAATATPTAPAKSAPSAKSVAKSVLNDARQIERAVMLIEMGARMQVLESETTLSYERLIRLYKEVAGKSPSKGQLPFSTDWFLTWQENIHSSLFLNIYEYLSKGVALDSVELLTRAYRLYNEQVAAAEIEPLLSFTRAWRLVKFVDAGMLTRTQCSQCKGQFVSELYENRHYTCGLCNPPARAGKSKSAGALTLH; this comes from the coding sequence ATGACTGCACCCGCCGCAACTGCCACGCCCACCGCGCCTGCCAAGAGCGCCCCAAGCGCCAAGAGCGTGGCCAAGAGTGTTCTCAACGATGCCCGCCAGATCGAGCGCGCCGTGATGTTGATCGAAATGGGTGCGCGTATGCAGGTGCTCGAATCCGAGACCACGCTGTCCTACGAACGCCTGATCCGGCTGTACAAGGAAGTGGCGGGCAAGTCGCCCTCCAAGGGCCAGCTGCCGTTTTCCACCGACTGGTTCCTGACCTGGCAGGAAAACATCCACAGCTCGCTGTTCCTGAACATCTACGAATACCTGTCCAAGGGCGTGGCGCTGGACTCGGTGGAACTGCTCACGCGCGCCTACCGCCTGTACAACGAGCAGGTGGCAGCTGCCGAGATCGAGCCGCTGCTGTCCTTCACGCGCGCCTGGCGGCTGGTCAAGTTCGTCGATGCCGGGATGCTCACGCGCACCCAGTGCTCGCAGTGCAAGGGCCAGTTCGTCTCCGAGCTGTACGAGAACCGCCACTACACCTGCGGCTTGTGCAATCCGCCGGCACGCGCCGGCAAGAGCAAGAGTGCCGGCGCATTGACGCTGCACTGA
- a CDS encoding adenosine deaminase codes for MFTPPPIARDRLPALLAAMPKAELHIHIEGSLEPEMIFALAQRNGVALPYASVEQLRRAYDFSDLQSFLDIYYAGASVLLHEQDFYDMARAYLARAAMENVVHAEIFFDPQTHTARGVGMETVIRGLHRACADARAELGISASLILCFLRHLSEEDAFATLEQAMPFLDQFIGVGLDSSEVGHPPEKFARVFARCRELGLHLVAHAGEEGPPAYIWSALDVLGAERIDHGVQAVHDTALMRRLADERIALTVCPLSNLKLRVFPQLSQHNLKRLLDAGLVATVNSDDPAYFGGYLNQNFTEVFAALPQLDARDAWQLAHNSFAASFAPEAQRRAWQDRLAECFAQHAGN; via the coding sequence ATGTTCACACCCCCGCCCATTGCCCGCGACCGCCTGCCGGCGCTGCTGGCCGCCATGCCCAAGGCCGAGCTGCACATCCACATCGAAGGCTCGCTGGAGCCGGAGATGATCTTTGCCCTGGCACAGCGAAACGGCGTGGCGCTGCCGTATGCCAGCGTCGAGCAGTTGCGCCGGGCCTACGATTTCAGCGATTTGCAGAGCTTTCTGGACATCTACTACGCCGGCGCCAGCGTGCTGCTGCATGAGCAGGATTTCTACGACATGGCCCGCGCCTATCTTGCGCGGGCAGCTATGGAAAATGTAGTACACGCAGAAATCTTCTTCGACCCGCAGACGCACACCGCACGCGGCGTCGGCATGGAGACCGTGATCAGGGGCCTGCACCGCGCCTGCGCGGACGCCCGCGCCGAACTGGGCATTTCCGCCTCGCTGATCCTGTGCTTTCTGCGCCACCTGAGCGAAGAAGATGCCTTTGCCACGCTGGAGCAGGCCATGCCTTTTCTGGACCAGTTCATCGGCGTGGGGCTGGACAGCAGCGAGGTCGGCCATCCGCCGGAAAAGTTCGCCCGCGTCTTTGCGCGCTGCCGCGAGCTGGGCCTGCACCTGGTCGCGCACGCTGGCGAGGAGGGGCCGCCGGCGTACATCTGGAGTGCGCTGGATGTGCTCGGGGCCGAGCGTATCGACCACGGCGTGCAGGCCGTGCATGACACGGCGTTGATGCGCCGGCTGGCCGACGAGCGCATTGCGCTCACGGTGTGCCCCCTGTCCAACCTCAAGCTGCGCGTGTTCCCGCAGCTGTCGCAGCACAACCTGAAGCGCCTGCTGGACGCGGGGCTGGTGGCGACGGTGAATTCGGACGACCCGGCGTACTTCGGCGGCTATCTGAACCAGAACTTCACCGAGGTCTTCGCTGCTTTGCCGCAGCTCGATGCGCGCGACGCCTGGCAACTGGCGCACAACAGCTTCGCCGCCAGCTTCGCGCCCGAGGCCCAGCGCCGCGCCTGGCAGGATCGCCTGGCCGAGTGCTTCGCGCAGCACGCCGGCAATTGA